From Rhizobium sp. NZLR1, a single genomic window includes:
- the purH gene encoding bifunctional phosphoribosylaminoimidazolecarboxamide formyltransferase/IMP cyclohydrolase: MAVISKKIPAPDKIEIKTALLSVFDKTGIVELARALSARGVRLLSTGGTFKAIAAAGLAVIDVSEITGFPEIMDGRVKTLHPTVHGGLLAIRDDSEHQEAMKQHGIEAIDLAVINLYPFEEVRAAGGDYPTTVENIDIGGPAMIRASAKNHAYVTILTDPADYAEFTEQLSADEGKTAYAFRQRMAAKAYARTAAYDAMISNWFAEVLSIDTPRHRVIGGALKEEMRYGENPHQKAAFYVTGEKRPGVSTAALLQGKQLSYNNINDTDAAYELVAEFLPQKAACAIIKHANPCGVATGSSLVEAYRRALACDSVSAFGGIIALNRTLDAETAEEIVKLFTEVIIAPDVTEEAKAIVARKPNLRLLSAGGLPDPRAAGLTAKTVSGGLLVQSRDNGMVEDLELKVVTRRAPTAQELDDMKFAFKIGKHVKSNAVVYAKDGQTAGIGAGQMSRVDSARIAALKAEEAAKALGLAVPMTHGSAVASEAFLPFADGLLSMIAAGATAVIQPGGSMRDQEVIDAADEHGIAMVFTGMRHFRH; this comes from the coding sequence ATGGCCGTCATTTCCAAGAAAATCCCCGCCCCCGACAAGATCGAAATCAAGACCGCCCTCCTCTCCGTCTTCGACAAGACCGGGATCGTCGAACTGGCCCGAGCACTGTCTGCCAGAGGCGTGCGACTGCTCTCGACCGGCGGCACCTTCAAAGCGATCGCTGCTGCCGGCCTTGCGGTCATCGATGTCTCCGAAATCACCGGTTTTCCCGAGATCATGGACGGGCGGGTCAAGACGCTGCATCCGACGGTGCATGGCGGCCTGCTGGCGATCCGCGACGATAGCGAACACCAGGAGGCGATGAAACAGCATGGCATCGAGGCCATCGACCTCGCCGTCATCAACCTCTATCCCTTCGAAGAAGTGCGCGCCGCCGGCGGTGATTATCCGACAACCGTCGAGAATATCGATATTGGCGGGCCGGCGATGATCCGGGCATCGGCCAAGAATCATGCCTATGTGACGATCCTGACCGATCCGGCGGATTATGCCGAGTTCACAGAGCAGCTTTCCGCAGATGAGGGCAAGACCGCCTATGCCTTCCGCCAGCGCATGGCCGCCAAGGCCTATGCCCGCACTGCGGCCTATGACGCTATGATTTCCAACTGGTTCGCAGAAGTGCTGTCGATCGACACGCCTCGCCACCGCGTTATCGGCGGCGCGCTGAAGGAAGAGATGCGTTACGGCGAAAATCCGCACCAGAAGGCGGCCTTCTACGTCACCGGCGAGAAGCGCCCGGGTGTTTCGACGGCCGCCCTCCTTCAGGGCAAGCAGCTCTCCTACAACAATATCAACGATACCGATGCCGCCTATGAGCTGGTCGCCGAATTCCTGCCTCAGAAGGCGGCTTGCGCCATCATCAAGCATGCCAATCCCTGCGGCGTCGCCACCGGATCAAGCCTGGTCGAGGCCTATCGGCGGGCACTCGCCTGCGATAGCGTTTCCGCCTTCGGCGGCATCATCGCGCTCAATCGGACGCTGGATGCCGAAACGGCCGAGGAGATCGTCAAGCTCTTCACCGAAGTGATCATCGCGCCTGATGTCACGGAGGAAGCGAAGGCGATCGTCGCCCGCAAGCCGAACCTGCGGCTGCTGTCTGCCGGCGGCCTGCCCGATCCGCGCGCCGCGGGCCTGACAGCAAAGACCGTTTCCGGCGGCCTGCTGGTCCAGAGCCGCGACAACGGCATGGTCGAGGATCTGGAGCTCAAGGTCGTCACCAGGCGGGCGCCGACGGCGCAGGAGCTTGATGATATGAAGTTCGCCTTCAAGATCGGCAAACATGTGAAATCGAACGCCGTGGTCTATGCCAAGGACGGCCAGACGGCCGGTATCGGCGCCGGCCAGATGAGCCGTGTCGATTCCGCCCGCATCGCCGCGCTCAAAGCCGAAGAGGCGGCCAAGGCGCTCGGCCTTGCCGTGCCGATGACGCATGGTTCGGCGGTCGCCTCCGAAGCCTTCCTGCCGTTTGCCGATGGTCTTCTGTCGATGATCGCTGCAGGCGCAACGGCGGTTATCCAGCCGGGCGGCTCGATGCGCGACCAGGAGGTCATCGATGCCGCCGACGAACATGGCATTGCGATGGTCTTTACCGGCATGCGCCATTTCCGGCACTGA
- a CDS encoding MFS transporter — protein MLNRIDWTGTQPPKATEKGIWGWMFFDWAAQPFFTVVTTFIFGPYFVSRLTDDPVSAQTTWSNMATISSVIIALLSPILGSIADQSGARKPWIGFFAIIKIASLFCLWFAAPGSAVIYPAIFMILASISAEFSIVFNDSMMPRLVAKHEVGKLSNTAWGLGYLGGIIVLIAVVTLLAASPETGKTILGLDPLFGLDPRTGEDARITGPISAVWYLIFILPMFFFTPDVGRGLPFGTAVRSGLRELRNTLGELKERRGILKFLIARMIYQDGVNGLLILGGIFAAGMFRWATIEIGIYGIVLNVVAIFGCLIAGRIDKSVGSKVTVVISLTMLLLATIGIISTGPGYTLFGLMPLPTADSGGLFGTAAEKAYILYGLLIGFAFGPVQASSRSYLARSVSPEEAGRYFGIYALSGRATSFMATLLFSLVTYMSGSPRLGMATLILFLAGGLVLLVRTPYPADRA, from the coding sequence ATGTTGAATCGCATTGACTGGACAGGAACGCAGCCCCCGAAGGCCACGGAGAAGGGCATCTGGGGGTGGATGTTCTTCGATTGGGCAGCCCAGCCCTTCTTTACCGTGGTCACTACCTTCATCTTCGGACCCTATTTCGTTTCCCGCCTGACCGATGACCCCGTTTCCGCGCAGACGACGTGGAGCAACATGGCGACGATCTCATCGGTGATCATCGCCCTGCTCTCGCCCATTCTCGGCTCGATCGCCGACCAGTCAGGCGCACGCAAACCCTGGATCGGCTTCTTTGCGATCATCAAGATCGCCAGCCTTTTCTGCCTGTGGTTCGCAGCCCCCGGCTCGGCTGTTATTTATCCCGCGATTTTCATGATCCTCGCCTCGATCTCGGCCGAGTTTTCGATCGTCTTCAACGATTCGATGATGCCGCGCCTGGTCGCCAAGCACGAGGTCGGCAAGCTCTCCAACACCGCCTGGGGGCTTGGTTATCTCGGCGGCATCATCGTGCTCATCGCCGTCGTCACGTTGCTGGCGGCAAGCCCCGAGACCGGCAAGACCATCCTAGGCCTCGATCCGCTATTTGGTCTCGATCCTCGGACCGGAGAGGATGCACGCATCACCGGGCCGATCTCGGCCGTCTGGTATCTGATCTTCATCCTGCCGATGTTCTTCTTCACGCCGGATGTCGGCAGGGGTCTTCCCTTCGGCACCGCCGTCCGTTCGGGCCTGCGAGAGCTGAGAAACACGCTTGGTGAACTGAAGGAGCGCCGCGGCATCCTCAAATTCCTCATCGCCCGGATGATCTACCAGGACGGCGTCAACGGGCTGCTGATCCTCGGCGGCATCTTCGCGGCCGGCATGTTCCGCTGGGCAACGATCGAGATCGGCATCTACGGCATCGTCCTCAACGTCGTCGCGATTTTCGGCTGCCTGATTGCCGGGCGTATCGACAAGAGTGTCGGGTCGAAGGTGACCGTCGTCATCAGCCTCACCATGCTGCTCCTCGCCACCATCGGCATCATCTCGACAGGGCCGGGTTATACCCTGTTCGGACTGATGCCGCTGCCAACGGCGGATTCCGGCGGCCTCTTCGGCACTGCGGCGGAAAAGGCCTATATCCTCTATGGTCTGTTGATCGGGTTTGCCTTCGGGCCGGTGCAGGCCTCCTCGCGCTCCTATCTCGCCCGCAGCGTCAGCCCGGAGGAAGCCGGTCGCTATTTCGGCATCTACGCGCTTTCGGGGCGCGCCACGAGTTTCATGGCGACGCTGCTCTTCTCGCTGGTCACCTATATGAGTGGATCACCGCGGCTTGGAATGGCAACGTTGATCCTGTTTCTCGCCGGCGGCCTGGTGCTGCTCGTCCGCACGCCCTATCCGGCCGATCGGGCATAG